The Candidatus Hydrogenedentota bacterium genome includes a window with the following:
- a CDS encoding metallophosphoesterase: MKRRSLRSVLQPAIYIACGVLLAGCPRPADPELVPRPDATDTHLLRLIHISDPQIVDEESPARAVRTESLIAPSWRPQEALGIHTLDATLQRINGLHEAGQPLDRPVDFVLMTGDLCDLAQENELQWFMDTMDGNDVTADSGALDGDLRDVPDALNPKLPYAAEGLDSEIPWYTCYGNHDGLATGNFPIDRVADDPDEWFAALFPFVANTLGFHDIDPAWNAMLPTADQSPARITGAGPPLLAQGTILDLDALEAGPIEPDAGRRFLSRRSFVAGHLESSSAPRGHGFTEGSLAREEVWYSVRPLPEVPLRLIVFNSVASEGPEKLPLYYGVLTREHFDDFLIPELEAAEAAGEWVIVASHHPSDDFNVPYPGPKVSTAEFRRTLARYPGVILHLTGHTHRNRARIIPGDFPYIEIQTGSIIDYPQEGRILDCFVADDGAAIRIESRMFSHAEAPTTYSAESYRLAEIDFGVRDAKTRAKSNGESGLGDPRGTSLDRDFNLRLAR, encoded by the coding sequence ATGAAACGTCGGAGCCTCCGCAGCGTCCTCCAACCGGCCATCTATATCGCCTGTGGAGTGCTCCTCGCCGGATGTCCTCGACCTGCCGACCCCGAATTGGTGCCCCGCCCCGACGCCACAGACACCCACCTGCTTCGTCTCATTCACATCTCCGATCCCCAGATCGTGGACGAAGAGAGTCCCGCCCGGGCCGTCCGCACCGAGTCCCTCATCGCGCCCTCGTGGCGGCCCCAGGAGGCCCTGGGGATTCACACCCTCGACGCCACGCTCCAGCGCATCAACGGGCTTCACGAGGCAGGCCAGCCCCTCGACCGCCCCGTGGATTTCGTGCTCATGACCGGCGACCTCTGCGATCTGGCCCAGGAAAATGAACTCCAGTGGTTCATGGATACCATGGACGGCAACGATGTCACGGCCGATTCCGGCGCGCTGGATGGCGACCTTCGCGACGTTCCGGATGCCCTCAATCCCAAACTGCCCTATGCCGCCGAGGGCCTCGATAGCGAGATTCCATGGTACACCTGCTATGGAAACCACGACGGCCTCGCGACGGGAAACTTCCCGATTGACCGCGTCGCGGACGATCCCGACGAATGGTTCGCGGCCCTCTTTCCCTTCGTCGCGAATACCCTCGGATTTCACGATATCGACCCGGCATGGAATGCCATGCTGCCCACCGCCGATCAGAGCCCCGCACGAATCACCGGCGCCGGGCCACCCCTCCTCGCGCAGGGGACCATACTCGATCTGGACGCCCTGGAAGCCGGCCCCATCGAGCCCGACGCCGGAAGGCGCTTCCTCTCCCGCAGGTCCTTCGTCGCGGGCCATCTGGAGAGCAGCTCCGCGCCACGCGGCCATGGCTTCACCGAGGGCTCGCTGGCGCGGGAAGAGGTGTGGTACAGCGTGCGGCCCCTGCCCGAAGTGCCGCTGCGGCTTATCGTGTTTAACTCCGTGGCCTCGGAAGGCCCCGAAAAACTGCCCCTCTACTACGGCGTGCTGACCCGGGAGCACTTTGACGACTTTCTCATCCCCGAACTCGAAGCAGCCGAAGCAGCGGGGGAGTGGGTCATCGTCGCCTCGCACCACCCCTCCGATGACTTCAACGTTCCCTATCCCGGCCCCAAAGTGTCCACCGCGGAATTCCGCCGCACCCTCGCGCGCTATCCGGGCGTCATCCTTCACCTGACGGGACATACCCATCGGAATCGCGCTCGAATCATCCCCGGTGACTTCCCCTACATCGAAATTCAGACCGGGTCGATCATCGACTATCCCCAGGAAGGCCGAATACTCGATTGCTTCGTCGCGGACGACGGCGCGGCCATTCGCATCGAAAGCCGTATGTTCAGTCACGCCGAAGCGCCCACCACCTATTCCGCCGAGAGCTACCGCCTCGCGGAAATCGACTTCGGCGTCCGCGACGCCAAGACGCGAGCGAAGTCGAATGGAGAATCGGGCCTCGGCGATCCGAGGGGAACTTCGCTGGATCGAGACTTCAATTTGCGCCTCGCACGGTGA
- a CDS encoding acyl-CoA dehydrogenase, giving the protein MADIYFSMRNVQFVLYEVMEAEGLCALPRFEEHSREIFDMVLETGKKLCDGTLYPALKEMDQIAPEFKDGRVTVSPVVRALMRECGEGGWIGAHADFEQGGQQLPDTVLAALRFMFSASNYSASVYPFLSSGAAQLILSFGSPELADTFVPPIFEGRWQGTMAMTEPHAGSSLADLQTTARRTAEDYFLLTGQKIFISCGEHDGVDNIVHLMLARIEGAPAGVKGISLFVVPKLRPDGQGGLVPNDVVCTGIFHKLGYRGSPITQLEMGEHGDCRAWLVGEEHQGLRYMFQMMNEARVGVGMGATAIATAAYYASLKYSMERCQGRPIAGKDLSAPQVPIIEHADVRRMLLFQRSIVEGSLSLIVYCSKLIDLIHAGPVEEREGHELLLDFLTPIAKTYPSEMGILSASAGLQCLGGYGYCDEFPLEQYYRDARIHPIHEGTTGIQGLDLLGRKVTMRNGVAYRAFIAAVEGALADAEDVEVLGEACAALRDAVALLNEVTEALLKVAASGETEAFLADATLYLELTSLVAIGWHWILQGTVAERALAAAPDSPDRHFYLGKRDTCTYFMRYELPKMHGLAARLKQCDGFTARVDVRNFEGA; this is encoded by the coding sequence ATGGCCGACATTTATTTCAGCATGCGCAATGTACAGTTTGTCCTTTACGAAGTCATGGAGGCCGAAGGTCTCTGCGCGTTGCCGCGCTTTGAGGAGCATTCGCGCGAGATCTTCGATATGGTGCTGGAGACCGGTAAGAAGCTTTGCGATGGCACGCTCTACCCTGCGCTGAAGGAGATGGATCAAATCGCGCCCGAGTTCAAAGATGGCCGGGTGACCGTTTCGCCCGTGGTGCGCGCGTTGATGCGGGAATGCGGGGAAGGTGGCTGGATTGGGGCCCATGCGGACTTCGAGCAGGGCGGCCAGCAACTGCCGGATACGGTGCTGGCGGCGCTGCGCTTCATGTTTTCCGCGTCGAACTACTCCGCAAGCGTCTATCCGTTCCTGAGCTCGGGTGCGGCCCAGTTGATCTTGTCTTTCGGTTCCCCCGAGCTCGCGGACACCTTTGTGCCGCCGATATTCGAAGGGCGCTGGCAGGGCACGATGGCCATGACCGAGCCCCACGCGGGCAGTTCGCTGGCCGACCTCCAGACGACGGCACGACGAACGGCGGAAGACTATTTCCTTCTCACGGGGCAGAAGATCTTCATTTCCTGTGGCGAACATGACGGCGTGGACAATATTGTTCACCTGATGCTGGCGCGCATCGAGGGGGCGCCCGCGGGTGTAAAAGGCATCTCCCTGTTTGTGGTGCCCAAGTTGCGTCCGGATGGGCAGGGCGGACTGGTCCCGAACGACGTAGTCTGCACGGGGATCTTCCACAAGCTCGGCTACCGGGGCTCCCCCATCACCCAATTGGAAATGGGCGAACATGGCGACTGCCGCGCCTGGCTCGTGGGCGAAGAACACCAGGGCCTGCGCTACATGTTTCAGATGATGAACGAGGCGCGGGTTGGCGTGGGCATGGGTGCAACGGCCATCGCGACCGCCGCGTACTACGCGTCACTGAAGTACTCGATGGAACGATGCCAAGGGCGCCCGATTGCGGGGAAAGACCTGAGCGCGCCGCAGGTGCCGATCATTGAGCATGCCGACGTGAGGCGCATGCTGCTCTTCCAGCGCTCGATTGTTGAAGGCTCTCTCTCGCTGATCGTTTACTGCTCCAAGTTGATCGATCTGATCCACGCCGGTCCTGTGGAGGAACGGGAGGGGCACGAACTACTCCTGGATTTCCTCACGCCCATTGCCAAGACCTATCCCTCGGAGATGGGTATTCTATCGGCCAGCGCGGGGCTTCAGTGCCTCGGCGGCTATGGCTATTGCGACGAGTTTCCGCTGGAGCAGTATTACCGGGACGCACGCATCCATCCGATCCACGAAGGCACCACGGGCATCCAGGGGCTGGACCTGCTGGGCCGCAAGGTGACGATGCGAAATGGAGTGGCCTATCGCGCGTTTATCGCGGCGGTGGAGGGTGCGCTGGCCGATGCGGAGGACGTGGAGGTGCTCGGGGAGGCCTGCGCGGCCCTGCGCGACGCGGTGGCTTTGTTGAACGAGGTAACGGAGGCGCTGCTGAAGGTCGCCGCGTCCGGCGAGACGGAGGCTTTTCTCGCGGATGCCACGCTCTATCTGGAGTTGACGTCGCTGGTGGCCATTGGCTGGCATTGGATACTCCAGGGAACGGTGGCGGAACGCGCCCTGGCCGCCGCGCCGGATTCACCGGACCGCCATTTCTACCTCGGCAAGCGAGACACGTGCACGTATTTCATGCGCTATGAATTGCCGAAGATGCATGGGCTCGCGGCACGGTTGAAGCAGTGCGATGGCTTCACAGCGCGGGTGGATGTGCGGAATTTTGAGGGCGCGTAG
- a CDS encoding GGDEF domain-containing protein, whose protein sequence is MEARKEACDPRVERYTDYVQSMQRMQFETRDFGGADDPLGRLGRALVELAAIMEHCYQEQAHLLEITERVNQGYFIGEVMDHIYATFRPVIPYDRIGFALLEDDGKVVRAHWARSDARNIRLKNGYAQKLEGSSLVQILRDGKPRVLNDLEAHYEANPHSHSTKLVLEEGIRSSLTCPLVAMGKPVGFLFFSSREKHTYAHAHLNVFSQIANQLSVIVEKSRLYEDLYQLNAELVDARNALEHQATHDGLTGLWNRKAIEELLEIEIARAKRANRSAMAIMIDIDNFKQINDTYGHPVGDAVLREVARRLEEVARRGDMVGRYGGEEFLVVLALDHVQGAEIAAERYRNRIDSVPVDAGAHQIVVTVSLGVGIGRNAVELDGERLLKLADDALYKAKEAGRNRIEVGLY, encoded by the coding sequence ATGGAAGCTCGCAAGGAAGCCTGCGATCCCAGGGTGGAACGTTACACGGACTATGTGCAGTCCATGCAGCGCATGCAGTTCGAGACACGGGATTTCGGCGGCGCCGATGATCCGCTGGGAAGACTTGGCCGCGCTCTGGTGGAGCTCGCGGCGATCATGGAGCATTGCTACCAGGAGCAGGCGCACCTTCTGGAAATAACCGAGCGGGTCAATCAGGGCTATTTCATTGGCGAAGTGATGGACCACATCTACGCGACGTTTCGCCCCGTCATTCCTTATGACCGGATTGGCTTTGCCCTGCTGGAAGACGACGGGAAGGTGGTACGCGCCCATTGGGCGCGATCCGACGCCCGGAATATACGCCTCAAGAATGGATATGCCCAAAAGCTCGAAGGTAGTAGTCTGGTGCAGATCCTCCGGGATGGGAAGCCCCGTGTGCTTAACGATCTGGAAGCCCACTATGAGGCCAATCCCCACTCCCACTCCACCAAGCTGGTGCTCGAAGAGGGTATCCGTTCCAGTCTGACCTGCCCCCTGGTCGCCATGGGGAAGCCGGTGGGCTTTCTATTCTTTTCCAGCCGGGAAAAGCACACCTACGCGCATGCGCATTTGAACGTCTTCTCCCAGATAGCCAATCAACTCTCGGTGATCGTGGAGAAGAGCCGTCTCTACGAAGACCTCTATCAGCTCAACGCGGAGCTGGTGGACGCGCGGAACGCCCTGGAACACCAGGCGACCCATGACGGACTCACGGGCCTTTGGAATCGAAAGGCCATCGAAGAGTTGCTGGAGATCGAGATCGCCCGCGCAAAGCGCGCCAACCGCTCCGCCATGGCAATCATGATCGATATCGACAACTTCAAGCAGATCAACGACACCTATGGCCATCCCGTGGGCGATGCGGTGCTGCGCGAGGTCGCCCGGCGCCTCGAAGAGGTAGCCCGGCGCGGCGACATGGTGGGTCGCTACGGCGGCGAAGAGTTCCTGGTCGTACTCGCGCTGGACCACGTTCAAGGCGCGGAGATCGCGGCGGAACGGTACCGCAACCGGATCGACTCGGTGCCGGTCGATGCGGGTGCCCACCAGATCGTTGTCACCGTCAGTCTGGGCGTGGGCATCGGTCGCAACGCGGTGGAACTCGACGGCGAACGCCTGTTGAAACTGGCCGACGACGCACTCTACAAAGCCAAGGAAGCGGGGCGCAACCGGATCGAGGTGGGGCTGTATTAG
- a CDS encoding potassium/proton antiporter: MDQPSLTLLITGLLVFASIVASRVSDRLGLPALVVFLCIGMLAGSDGPGGIHFDNAQLANFVGTIALAFILFSGGLDTNWRLIRPVLGRGMVLSTLGVMVTALLVGLFAWLALGFSLPAGLLMGAIISSTDAAAVFSVLRGNGVGLKGNLKPLLEFESGSNDPMAIFLTLGMTQILMVPDFSWTSLLPAFALNMVLGVGVGVVTGRLAAVVLNRIRMDFEGLYPVLSMSLVLLTFGAAEFVKGNGFLAVYVCGIILNGSDFAHKRYVVKFHDGLAWLMQIGMFLVLGLLVFPSHLPGVILTALGTSAFLMLVARPVAVAVGLWGSGFSREERVLVAWTGLRGAVPIVLATFPLMAGYEHSMLIFNVVFFIVLTSVLIQGTLLMPVARFLKVDEPLASRPAFSLAIERHGQAQGNTREVEILPNMAAVGRTVADLGVPAEVLILLIGRGEGFVVPRGQTRIEPYDTLLMLGDEDKLKEANAIILSPPAVPKPVKTPTDPLAALPYTTNEKYLSKQVVLVGYGRVGRRIAEQLAQKGIPYVVTDQNREIIEQLRESGVPAVVGDASDDIVLAQAHIAKAAMLIVATPDTMKVRKMVDTARKINPGIDVVIRTHSEMEAKLLEQEETGKIFLGERELANSISAYVLERLRTPAESVDSVDGADGVDAADAHVPIRNS, from the coding sequence ATGGACCAACCTTCACTCACCCTGCTCATCACGGGACTGCTCGTTTTTGCGAGTATTGTTGCCAGTCGTGTATCGGATCGGCTGGGTCTTCCGGCCCTCGTGGTGTTTCTGTGCATTGGCATGCTGGCCGGCTCGGACGGGCCCGGCGGCATTCACTTCGACAATGCGCAACTGGCCAACTTCGTCGGTACTATCGCGCTCGCGTTTATTCTGTTCTCGGGTGGCCTCGACACCAACTGGCGGCTGATCCGGCCCGTGCTTGGGCGGGGCATGGTCCTTTCCACGCTGGGGGTCATGGTCACCGCGCTGCTGGTGGGGCTCTTTGCGTGGCTGGCCCTGGGCTTTTCTCTGCCCGCTGGACTCCTGATGGGGGCGATTATCTCCTCTACAGATGCCGCGGCCGTATTCTCCGTCTTGCGCGGCAATGGCGTTGGGCTCAAGGGGAATCTGAAGCCCCTGCTGGAGTTTGAATCGGGCAGCAACGATCCGATGGCCATATTCCTGACCCTGGGGATGACGCAGATCCTCATGGTTCCCGACTTCTCGTGGACGAGCCTGCTGCCCGCTTTCGCCCTCAACATGGTGCTGGGTGTGGGTGTGGGGGTCGTGACTGGACGCTTAGCCGCAGTGGTGTTGAATCGAATCCGCATGGATTTTGAAGGGCTCTACCCCGTACTCAGCATGAGTCTGGTGCTGCTGACTTTCGGTGCGGCGGAATTCGTGAAAGGCAACGGATTCCTCGCGGTTTATGTCTGCGGGATCATCCTTAACGGCAGCGACTTTGCCCACAAACGCTACGTGGTCAAATTCCACGACGGGCTCGCGTGGCTGATGCAGATCGGCATGTTCCTGGTCCTCGGATTGCTGGTATTTCCGTCCCACTTACCGGGTGTGATCCTCACGGCCCTCGGGACTTCGGCCTTCCTCATGCTCGTGGCCCGGCCCGTCGCCGTCGCGGTGGGACTCTGGGGCAGCGGATTTTCGCGGGAAGAGCGCGTGCTGGTGGCCTGGACGGGGCTGCGCGGCGCGGTGCCCATCGTTCTCGCCACTTTTCCGCTCATGGCGGGCTATGAACACTCCATGCTGATCTTCAATGTGGTCTTTTTCATCGTACTCACGTCGGTGCTGATCCAGGGGACACTGCTCATGCCCGTTGCACGTTTCCTGAAGGTGGACGAGCCTTTGGCGTCTCGACCGGCCTTTTCGCTGGCGATCGAACGGCATGGCCAGGCCCAGGGCAACACGCGCGAAGTCGAGATACTGCCCAATATGGCCGCCGTAGGCCGCACCGTGGCCGATCTGGGCGTGCCGGCCGAAGTGCTGATCCTGCTCATCGGCCGCGGCGAGGGTTTCGTGGTGCCCCGAGGTCAGACCCGCATCGAGCCCTACGACACCCTGCTCATGCTGGGCGATGAAGACAAGCTGAAAGAGGCCAATGCCATCATTCTGTCGCCGCCCGCCGTTCCGAAACCCGTAAAAACGCCGACGGATCCCCTGGCGGCCCTGCCCTATACGACCAACGAAAAGTATCTCTCGAAGCAGGTCGTGCTGGTGGGTTACGGGCGCGTGGGGCGGCGCATCGCCGAGCAACTCGCACAAAAGGGTATTCCCTACGTGGTGACCGATCAGAACCGGGAGATCATTGAGCAACTGCGCGAATCGGGCGTGCCCGCCGTCGTGGGCGACGCCTCGGACGACATCGTGCTTGCGCAGGCCCACATCGCCAAAGCCGCCATGCTGATTGTGGCGACCCCCGACACGATGAAAGTTCGCAAGATGGTGGACACGGCCCGTAAGATCAATCCCGGCATTGATGTGGTCATCCGCACCCACAGCGAGATGGAGGCGAAATTGCTGGAGCAGGAGGAGACGGGCAAGATTTTCCTGGGCGAGCGGGAACTGGCGAACAGTATTTCCGCGTATGTGCTGGAACGGCTGCGGACGCCCGCCGAGAGTGTGGACAGCGTGGACGGAGCTGACGGAGTAGATGCAGCGGACGCACACGTGCCAATTCGTAATTCCTAA
- a CDS encoding CHASE domain-containing protein, translated as MTRLGPAFEIPIKGGRGVALLLILPAIAFGLPAAWLASISPGIGAAQLPLLPSGVALSLLMALGWRAFPGVLLGAVAAGVWCAYPEMDPPAFVHPTWFLVLPLAASLQAAATYGLVTRIAPTLLDAGAPWVYTRFILAAGPFGSAVGVAPVMLSALVSSGLPYPFVVMAGATWWLLDLFAGLLLSTFCLGFLSRAHRPFIPFSMVTAAGTVLLGGAVVFGWFARDAVLIQVAPGLTPMQFNTALCLTLCGGGLLALINRCPRLASGLGLILFLAACLTLSQYLTGVNLGIDELFVDHFITVNTTFPGRMAPNTALCFILFGVFLCQSHLGRWGATTSSTLCSIVASLGFVTLVSYLAGIDSAYSWGQMTPMAVHTAAGFFVLGLGGIARDVVQLEGLRRRVSLAPLPTGVALAATSLWVWQAVYHDEQTKIRDLVRNQAEEITRLIGMEITYHNHALNRMAARWEISGGTSKAAWTSDARAHLRDFQTVAAIAWADEASRLRWLEPLEGNEEIIGFDLASHPQGRAVLERVRETGQLASTDTLNVSQIGPGFIVITPVHRASETAGYLVGLYRLDRLFDVLSTATRENYRFRVWEGSSLIFESEKAPWPEGGGGDTPVTASMRDGAWTLQLLPKPVWLASQRSNLPILILFSGLFLSAATTIALFLLEAVQRQYEEIQWSETRLRQIIDSAPTGMITVDQAGTISDVNPVALGQFGCEREAIVGRPLHGFIPGAMEPAPQVEDRPEEAGRAIRPAGEVRERTAIKLNGETFHVEIALAPFESREGVQVLVLVTDTTERDEARRKLEAHTRELESTNRDLDDFAYVASHDLRAPLTAIASLVHWIEEDTTGLLPPGSAKHLALIKNRVVRMGKLLEDLLDYSRAGRLANETELVDTAEMVSQVTDLVRGAAPVTIRTQGLPAFDTVRTPLHQVLRNLISNAIKHHDGDECVLEIAAFEQGEFYVFRVADDGPGIPRQYHKKVFSMFQTLRPRDEVEGSGMGLALVRKVVERYGGHVQLLETEGRGTTVEFTWPKAGKGA; from the coding sequence ATGACGAGATTGGGGCCCGCCTTCGAGATTCCCATCAAGGGGGGACGAGGGGTAGCGTTACTCCTCATACTTCCCGCGATCGCCTTCGGGCTTCCGGCCGCCTGGCTCGCTTCCATATCGCCCGGCATTGGTGCGGCCCAGCTTCCCCTGCTTCCTTCCGGTGTCGCCCTGTCGTTGCTCATGGCCCTGGGGTGGCGGGCCTTTCCCGGGGTGCTTCTGGGGGCCGTTGCCGCAGGCGTCTGGTGCGCATACCCGGAGATGGACCCGCCGGCCTTTGTCCACCCGACCTGGTTTCTGGTACTGCCCCTCGCCGCCTCGCTCCAGGCGGCGGCGACCTACGGTCTGGTAACGCGCATTGCGCCGACCCTGCTCGACGCCGGTGCGCCGTGGGTTTACACGCGGTTTATTCTCGCCGCCGGCCCCTTCGGCAGCGCGGTCGGCGTGGCGCCGGTCATGTTGTCGGCCCTCGTAAGCTCTGGGCTGCCCTATCCCTTTGTGGTTATGGCCGGGGCGACCTGGTGGTTGCTGGATCTATTCGCGGGACTGCTCTTGTCCACCTTCTGCCTCGGCTTTCTCAGCCGCGCCCACCGGCCTTTCATACCCTTCAGCATGGTGACCGCCGCGGGCACGGTGCTCCTGGGCGGCGCGGTCGTTTTTGGATGGTTCGCCCGAGATGCGGTGCTGATTCAGGTCGCACCGGGGCTGACGCCCATGCAGTTCAACACCGCCTTGTGCCTGACCCTCTGCGGTGGCGGTCTCCTCGCGCTGATCAACCGCTGTCCGCGCCTCGCGAGTGGCTTGGGACTGATACTTTTCCTGGCGGCGTGCCTCACCCTTTCCCAGTATCTCACCGGCGTCAATCTGGGCATAGACGAGCTTTTTGTGGATCACTTCATTACGGTGAACACCACTTTTCCGGGCCGCATGGCCCCGAACACGGCCCTGTGCTTCATCCTTTTTGGCGTTTTCCTTTGCCAGTCCCACCTGGGCCGCTGGGGCGCAACGACCTCCAGCACCCTCTGCTCGATCGTGGCCTCGCTCGGCTTCGTTACCCTGGTCAGCTACCTTGCGGGAATCGACAGCGCCTACAGTTGGGGCCAGATGACCCCCATGGCCGTCCATACGGCGGCCGGGTTCTTCGTCCTCGGCCTGGGAGGGATCGCCCGCGACGTGGTCCAGTTGGAGGGACTGCGCCGCCGGGTTTCTCTCGCTCCCTTGCCAACCGGGGTGGCGCTGGCGGCCACCTCGCTGTGGGTATGGCAGGCGGTGTACCACGACGAACAGACCAAGATCCGCGACCTCGTGCGGAATCAGGCCGAAGAAATCACGCGGCTCATCGGCATGGAAATCACCTATCACAACCATGCGCTCAATCGCATGGCCGCCCGCTGGGAAATCAGCGGAGGCACGAGCAAGGCCGCCTGGACTTCGGATGCGCGCGCACACCTGCGCGATTTTCAGACGGTGGCCGCCATCGCCTGGGCCGACGAAGCGTCGCGCTTGCGCTGGCTGGAGCCACTGGAAGGCAACGAGGAGATTATCGGCTTTGATTTGGCCTCGCACCCGCAGGGGCGGGCGGTGCTCGAACGGGTACGGGAAACCGGACAGCTCGCCTCCACAGATACCCTGAATGTATCCCAGATTGGCCCGGGCTTCATCGTGATTACGCCGGTGCATCGGGCAAGCGAGACGGCGGGTTATCTCGTGGGACTCTATCGGCTCGACCGTCTTTTCGATGTGCTCTCCACCGCCACGCGGGAGAACTACCGGTTCAGGGTGTGGGAAGGGAGTAGTCTCATCTTCGAGAGCGAAAAGGCGCCCTGGCCGGAGGGGGGCGGTGGCGATACGCCGGTGACGGCGAGCATGAGAGACGGCGCGTGGACCCTTCAACTGCTGCCCAAGCCGGTATGGCTGGCCAGCCAGCGCTCGAACCTCCCCATCCTGATTTTATTTTCCGGGCTTTTTCTTTCCGCGGCGACGACGATTGCCCTGTTTCTATTGGAGGCTGTTCAGCGGCAATATGAGGAAATTCAGTGGAGCGAGACGCGGCTCCGGCAGATTATCGACTCCGCACCCACAGGGATGATCACCGTCGATCAGGCGGGGACGATCTCCGATGTGAATCCGGTCGCCCTGGGGCAGTTTGGCTGCGAAAGAGAAGCGATTGTGGGACGGCCCCTGCACGGCTTTATTCCCGGCGCGATGGAGCCCGCGCCGCAGGTGGAGGACCGACCGGAGGAGGCAGGCCGGGCGATTCGCCCTGCGGGCGAGGTTCGGGAGCGAACCGCCATCAAACTGAACGGCGAGACCTTCCACGTGGAAATTGCCCTGGCGCCCTTTGAATCCCGAGAAGGGGTCCAGGTACTGGTGCTCGTCACCGATACCACCGAGCGGGATGAGGCGCGGCGCAAGCTCGAAGCCCACACGCGCGAACTGGAGTCCACCAACCGCGATTTGGACGACTTCGCCTATGTGGCCTCCCACGATCTTCGGGCCCCCCTGACCGCCATCGCGAGTCTCGTGCACTGGATCGAGGAGGACACCACCGGCCTGCTCCCGCCGGGGAGCGCGAAGCATCTCGCGCTGATAAAAAACCGTGTGGTGCGCATGGGGAAGCTGCTGGAGGACTTGCTCGACTACTCCCGCGCCGGCAGACTGGCGAATGAGACGGAGCTTGTAGACACGGCCGAGATGGTGAGCCAGGTGACCGATCTGGTGCGGGGGGCCGCACCCGTGACGATACGGACGCAGGGCCTGCCGGCTTTCGATACGGTCCGCACGCCCCTCCATCAAGTGTTGCGCAATCTGATTTCGAACGCGATCAAGCACCATGACGGGGACGAATGTGTGCTCGAGATCGCCGCCTTCGAGCAGGGGGAGTTTTATGTATTCCGCGTGGCGGACGACGGCCCCGGGATTCCGCGCCAGTATCACAAGAAGGTGTTCAGCATGTTTCAGACCCTTCGCCCGCGGGATGAGGTGGAGGGCAGCGGCATGGGGCTGGCCCTGGTCCGAAAAGTTGTGGAACGCTACGGCGGCCATGTCCAATTGCTTGAAACCGAGGGACGGGGCACGACCGTCGAATTCACCTGGCCGAAAGCGGGCAAAGGAGCGTGA
- a CDS encoding DMT family protein codes for MNKFLPIMLLIVANVFMTYAWYGHLKDLRGKPILVAILASWLVAFMEYCFQVPANRIGHQFYSLGQLKIIQEVVTMCVFAAFSMLYMKEKITLDYLWAGFCLVGAVYFMFRQS; via the coding sequence ATGAACAAGTTTCTCCCTATCATGCTCTTGATTGTAGCTAATGTATTCATGACCTACGCCTGGTACGGTCACCTGAAGGATCTTCGGGGAAAACCGATCCTCGTGGCCATTCTCGCGAGCTGGCTCGTGGCCTTCATGGAGTATTGTTTTCAGGTCCCGGCCAACCGAATCGGCCATCAGTTCTACTCCCTGGGCCAGCTCAAAATCATTCAAGAAGTGGTGACCATGTGCGTCTTCGCGGCCTTCAGCATGCTCTACATGAAAGAGAAAATTACGCTGGACTACCTCTGGGCGGGTTTCTGTCTTGTGGGCGCGGTCTATTTCATGTTCCGCCAGTCGTGA